The DNA sequence GGCGTATTCTCGCCGACCCGACGTTGCAGGGCGCGCACCCGGGCCAGCAGTTCCTGCGGGGCGAAAGGTTTGGTCAGGTAGTCGTCGGCGCCCAGTTCCAGGCCGACGATCCGGTCGCTCAGCTCGGCCATGGCCGTGAGCATGATGATCGGGATGCCCATCTGCGCCCGAACCTTCTGGCACAGGCTCAGGCCACCCTCGCCGGGCAGCATCAGGTCGAGGATGATCGTGTCCGGCCGTGCCTGCGCAATGGCCGCCCACATGGCCTCGCCATGGGCGGCGACATCGACCTGATAGCCGTGCTGAACGAAGAACTTCTTCAGCAAGGACAGAATTTCCCCGTCGTCATCGACGATCAGCAATCTGCTCACGTTTGCGCAATCCATGAACCCCAAAAGAAGCGCATCTAAAACCATTTCGATGCGCCGGTCATATATTTCAATCCTGCAACATTCCTTCAGCGTGGACATCAGCCGGACATCGTCGGGCAAAAATCCGCTGGCAGTCTGCACGCCTTCCAACCAAGGGGGCTCAACATGAAGGACATGAACAGCGGCTACATCACTCGGGACCATGGCGCCGTGCGCCCGTTGATCCTGACCCAGCGCACCACCGCACCGGGCCCGGACACGCCGATCCTGTTCCAGGAGACGTGCCTGGGGCTGGCCAACGATCAGAGTCAGTTGATCCTGCGCCGCTATTTCGAACGGTTCAGCCCGACCGAGGCCCATTGGGTCGAATACCTGCACACGATTCCTACCGCCGAATTCATCCAATGGATCATGACCCACGGCCAGTTGCGCATCGAATGCTCCGACAACACCCCGCACAGCCACGTCCACGCCTGAACAAGGAAACACCACCGA is a window from the Pseudomonas gozinkensis genome containing:
- a CDS encoding response regulator → MDCANVSRLLIVDDDGEILSLLKKFFVQHGYQVDVAAHGEAMWAAIAQARPDTIILDLMLPGEGGLSLCQKVRAQMGIPIIMLTAMAELSDRIVGLELGADDYLTKPFAPQELLARVRALQRRVGENTPSGAEPSRPVMAFAGWHLDITCRELRSPEGVMIPMSAGEFDLLLVLLEHPQRILTREQLIDLTHGQGHDAYDRSIDVQISRLRRKIEPDSKRPDLIRTVRNGGYMFTAKVSRS